The Sphingomonas carotinifaciens genomic sequence ACATCGCCCTTCTCACGTCGATCATCGAACCCGAGTCCCAGGCGCTCGGCTTCGCCCTGGTGCGCGTGAAGATGTATGGCGGCCAGTCGGACCCGACGCTGCAGGTCATGGCCGAGCGTCCCGATACCCGCCAGTTGACCATCGACGACTGCGCCGCCCTGTCGCGCCGCATCTCCGACGTGTTCGACCAGATGGAGGCAGAGGGCCGCGATCCGATCGACCATGCGTACCGGCTGGAGGTATCCTCGCCCGGTATCGATCGCCCGCTGACCCGGCTTCAGGACTTTGCCGACTGGGCCGGGCATGAGGCACGCATCTACCTTGCCGAGCCGATCGACAACCGCAAGCAACTGACCGGCGACCTGATCGGGGTCGAGGGTGATGCGGTGACGATCGACGTCAACAAGTTCAAGCCGATGACGGTGCGGTTCGACCAGATCGCCGACGCAAAGCTACTCATGACCGATCGCCTGATCGCCGCCACCCAGCCGCTCTCCACCGAGGGCGCCGACGAATTCTTTTACCAGGACGCGCCCGAGGACGGCGCCACCACGGAAGGACAGCACTGATGGCCACCGCCGTTTCCGCCAACAAGGCGGAACTGATCGCGATCGCGAACGCCGTCGCATCCGAGAAGATGATCGACAAGGCGATCGTCATCGAGGCGATGGAAGATGCGATCCAGCGCGCCGCCCGCGCCCGCTATGGTGCGGAAAACGACATCCGCGCCAAGCTGGACCCCAATTCCGGCGACCTGCGCCTGTGGCGCGTCGTGGAAGTGGTCGAGCAGGTCGACGATTATTACAAGCAGATCGACCTGAAGGGTGCCGAGAAGCTGCAAAAGGGCGCGAATGTCGGCGACTTTATCGTCGATCCGCTGCCTCCGATCGAATTCGGCCGCATCGCGGCGCAGGCCGCCAAGCAGGTGATCTTCCAGAAGGTCCGCGATGCCGAGCGCGAGCGTCAGTATGAGGAATTCCGCGACCGCCAGGGCGAGATCATCACCGGCGTCGTCAAGCGCGTCGAATTCGGCCACATCGTGGTCGATCTCGGCCGCGCCGAGGGCGTGATCCGCCGCGACGCGCAGATCCCGCGCGAGGCGGTGCGCGTCAACGACCGCATCCGCTCGCTGATCCTGAACGTGCGCCGCGAGAATCGCGGGCCGCAGATCTTCCTCAGCCG encodes the following:
- the rimP gene encoding ribosome maturation protein RimP; translated protein: MADIALLTSIIEPESQALGFALVRVKMYGGQSDPTLQVMAERPDTRQLTIDDCAALSRRISDVFDQMEAEGRDPIDHAYRLEVSSPGIDRPLTRLQDFADWAGHEARIYLAEPIDNRKQLTGDLIGVEGDAVTIDVNKFKPMTVRFDQIADAKLLMTDRLIAATQPLSTEGADEFFYQDAPEDGATTEGQH